A single Lolium perenne isolate Kyuss_39 chromosome 6, Kyuss_2.0, whole genome shotgun sequence DNA region contains:
- the LOC139832426 gene encoding uncharacterized protein, producing MQSVTFKEGDNLEDVISQDSSSNTMLTQYFKMNKVDPYARNFLYKEFPEFYRWIKCKKIWQIRKLKGRGQIGRIVYANPAEGERYFLRILMNHVRGATSYENLKTVHGKLCASFREACEKRGLIETDKSLDDCLTESATFQMPRALRRLFATILVFCEATNIRSLWEKHLESMSEDYLRNHPNKAAVEQMVLRDIRDLVHSMGKDIGSYGLPDLDPVDDGCSSGYSREVQEEMSIIPDKKDINLYTSLNTEQRAGFDEILSHVVDKRSQVFFVDGPGGTGKTYLYKALLAKVRSLGQIAIATATSGIAASIMPGGRTAHSRFKIPIKLTDSSMCNFTKQSGTADLLRKASLIIWDEVAMTKRQTVETLDRSLQDIMGCDLPFGGKVVVFGGDFRQVLPVVTRGTRARITDATLRRSHLWEKIRKIRLTRNMRAQIDPWFSGYLLRIGNGTRRDDRWRLCASSDDIVIPYTST from the coding sequence ATGCAGTCTGTCACATTCAAGGAGGGTGATAATCTAGAGGATGTTATCAGTCAGGATTCTTCTTCCAACACCATGCTCACTCAAtatttcaagatgaacaaggtGGACCCTTATGCGAGGAACTTCTTGTACAAAGAGTTCCCAGAATTTTATCGTTGGATTAAGTGTAAGAAGATATGGCAGATAAGAAAACTAAAGGGCCGGGGGCAGATTGGGAGAATTGTGTATGCAAATCCTGCTGAAGGTGAAAGGTACTTCCTAAGAATACTTATGAATCATGTTCGAGGTGCAACATCATATGAAAATTTGAAGACTGTGCATGGAAAGTTGTGCGCGTCTTTCAGAGAAGCGTGTGAGAAAAGAGGTCTGATAGAGACCGACAAGTCACTTGATGACTGCTTGACTGAGTCTGCTACTTTCCAAATGCCACGTGCTCTAAGAAGGCTATTTGCAACTATTCTGGTGTTTTGTGAGGCGACAAACATCCGATCATTGTGGGAGAAGCACCTCGAGTCAATGTCTGAGGACTACCTTCGGAACCATCCCAACAAGGCCGCAGTAGAGCAGATGGTCCTTAGAGACATTAGGGATCTGGTGCATTCGATGGGGAAGGATATTGGCAGTTATGGCCTCCCAGATTTGGATCCGGTAGATGATGGGTGTTCAAGTGGTTACTCGAGAGAGGTTCAAGAGGAGATGTCGATCATTCCGGACAAAAAAGATATAAATTTGTATACATCTCTTAACACTGAGCAGCGCGCTGGTTTTGATGAAATACTCTCTCACGTCGTTGACAAAAGGAGCCAGGTATTCTTTGTTGATGGTCCAGGTGGCACGGGAAAGACATATTTGTACAAAGCACTTCTTGCTAAGGTTCGTTCACTAGGACAAATAGCTATTGCAACAGCGACATCTGGTATAGCGGCATCCATCATGCCTGGTGGACGCACCGCCCACTCAAGGTTCAAAATTCCAATTAAACTCACAGATAGCAGCATGTGCAATTTCACCAAGCAAAGTGGTACCGCAGATCTGCTCCGCAAGGCATCTTTGATAATCTGGGACGAAGTTGCCATGACAAAGCGTCAAACAGTTGAGACACTTGATAGGTCCCTACAAGACATCATGGGATGTGATTTGCCTTTTGGTGGGAAGGTTGTGGTGTTTGGAGGAGATTTTAGGCAGGTCCTTCCAGTGGTGACGCGTGGGACAAGAGCGCGGATCACCGACGCCACACTACGGAGGTCTCATTTATGGGAGAAGATTAGAAAGATACGTCTCACGCGTAATATGAGGGCACAAATCGACCCGTGGTTCTCCGGTTACCTCTTGAGAATTGGGAATGGAACGAGAAGAGACGATCGGTGGCGATTATGTGCGTCTTCCGATGACATTGTTATTCCTTACACTTCTACGTAA
- the LOC127310402 gene encoding uncharacterized protein, which yields MGKDIGSYGLPDLDPVDDGCSIGYSREVQEEMSIIPDKKDINLYTSLNTEQRAGFDEILSHVVDKRSQVFFVDGPGGTGKTYLYKALLAKVRSLGQIAIATATSGIAASIMPGGRTAHSRFKIPIKLTDSSMCNFTKQSGTADLLRKASLIIWDEVAMTKRQTVETLDRSLQDIMGCDLPFGGKVVVFGGDFRQVLPVVTRGTRAQITDATLRRSHLWEKIRKIRLTRNMRAQTDPWFSSYLLRIGNGTEETIGGDYVRLPDDIVIPYTSTEEPVNKLIEDVFPSLHENAASGSYMSSRAILSTKNEHVDNLNTKMIERFPGKEKIND from the exons ATGGGGAAGGATATTGGCAGTTATGGCCTCCCAGATTTGGATCCGGTAGATGATGGGTGTTCAATTGGTTACTCGAGAGAGGTTCAAGAGGAGATGTCGATCATTCCGGACAAAAAAGATATAAATTTGTATACATCTCTTAACACTGAGCAGCGCGCTGGTTTTGATGAAATACTCTCTCACGTCGTTGACAAAAGGAGCCAGGTATTCTTTGTTGATGGTCCAGGTGGCACGGGAAAGACATATTTGTACAAAGCACTTCTTGCTAAGGTTCGTTCACTAGGACAAATAGCTATTGCAACAGCGACATCTGGTATAGCGGCATCCATCATGCCTGGTGGACGCACCGCCCACTCAAGGTTCAAAATTCCAATTAAACTCACAGATAGCAGCATGTGCAATTTCACCAAGCAAAGTGGTACCGCAGATCTGCTCCGCAAGGCATCTTTGATAATCTGGGACGAAGTTGCCATGACAAAGCGTCAAACAGTTGAGACACTTGATAGGTCCCTACAAGACATCATGGGATGTGATTTGCCTTTTGGTGGGAAGGTTGTGGTGTTTGGAGGAGATTTTAGGCAGGTCCTTCCAGTGGTGACGCGTGGGACAAGAGCGCAGATCACTGACGCCACACTACGGAGGTCTCATTTATGGGAGAAGATTAGAAAGATACGTCTCACGCGTAATATGAGGGCACAAACTGACCCGTGGTTCTCCAGTTACCTCTTGAGAATTGGGAATGGAACAGAAGAGACGATCGGTGGCGATTATGTGCGTCTTCCGGATGACATTGTTATTCCTTACACTTCTACAGAAGAACCAGTGAACAAGCTTATTGAAGATGTCTTCCCATCGCTTCATGAAAACGCCGCATCTGGATCCTACATGAGCTCACGTGCCATTCTTTCAACCAAGAATGAACATGTGGACAATCTAAATACAAAGATGATTGAAAGGTTTCCTGGAAAAGAAAAG ATTAATGATTAG
- the LOC127307661 gene encoding uncharacterized protein — MASLGSHSAVSIVERGARCSINGCSHVRTGAVFQSLQLIGWSFVLQDYVADRSRRQVTGHLTFLGESGEDLIGREADLLAPLTKGRHNYVPAAITAMVGKQCIVIAKVDQETYDADRGILFLTVSKAQLITDSMTALGSSTQTSLAIANKAIVPPDYPKSTQSHLPEGCGSQTTPPKDIIEPTDADEEEDMGKATKDKKRKNTNEKGPTRHYSNGSSNISLLRMPSKDEARKSALSRKSSK, encoded by the exons atggcctcacttggaagccactCTGCCGTCAGCATCGTGGAACGTGGGGCGCGGTGTTCCATCAACGGCTGTTCCCATGTGAGGACTGGAGCTG TTTTCCAGTCTCTTCAGTTAATTGGTTGGTCGTTTGTCTTGCAAGATTATGTGGCTGACCGCTCTAGGAG ACAGGTCACTGGCCACTTGACGTTCCTCGGTGAGAGTGGTGAGGATCTCATAGGCAGAGAGGCAGACCTTCTTGCTCCACTTACTAAAGGCCGTCATAATTATGTCCCTGCTGCCATTACTGCTATGGTAGGCAAGCAATGCATCGTGATCGCCAAGGTAGACCAGGAGACCTACGATGCTGATCGTGGGATATTGTTTCTTACTGTCTCGAAGGCCCAGCTAATCACTGATTCAATGACAGCACTAGGCTCTTCTACCCAGACTAGCCTTGCAATAGCCAATAAGGCAATTGTGCCACCCGATTACCCTAAAAGCACACAGAGCCACCTCCCAGAAGGCTGCGGCTCACAGACAACACCTCCAAAGGATATAATTGAACCAACTGATGCTGACGAGGAAGAG GACATGGGAAAGGCAACCAAAGACAAGAAAAGGAAGAACACCAACGAAAAAGGACCTACAAGGCATTATTCAAATGGAAGCAGTAACATTAGCCTTCTCAG AATGCCATCAAAGGACGAGGCTAGGAAAAGTGCATTGTCAAGGAAATCAAGCAAGTAA